One stretch of Macaca nemestrina isolate mMacNem1 chromosome 17, mMacNem.hap1, whole genome shotgun sequence DNA includes these proteins:
- the LOC105473956 gene encoding cytochrome c oxidase subunit 6B1 — MAEEDIETKSKNYKTAPFDSRFPNQNQTRNCWQNYLDFHHCQKAMTAKGGAISVCEWYQCVYQSLCPTSWVIDWDDQRAEGTFPGKI; from the coding sequence ATGGCGGAAGAAGACATTGAGACCAAAAGCAAGAACTACAAGACTGCCCCTTTTGACAGCCGCTTCCCCAACCAGAACCAGACCAGGAACTGCTGGCAGAACTACTTGGACTTCCACCACTGTCAGAAGGCAATGACCGCTAAAGGAGGCGCTATCTCTGTGTGTGAATGGTACCAGTGTGTGTACCAGTCCCTCTGCCCCACATCCTGGGTCATAGACTGGGACGACCAACGGGCTGAAGGCACGTTTCCTGGGAAGATCTGA
- the LOC105474453 gene encoding phosphoribosylformylglycinamidine synthase, with amino-acid sequence MSPVLHFYVRPSGHEGAASGHTRRKLQGKLPQLQAVETELCYNVNWTAEALPSAEEMKKLMWLFGCPLLLDDVAQESWLLSGSSDLLLEVGPRLNFSTPTSTNIVSVCHAAGLGPVDRVETTRRYRLSFAHPPSAEVEAIALATLHDRMTEQHFPHPIQSFSPESILEPLNGPINILGEGRLALEKANQELGLALDSWDLDFYTKRFQELQRNPSTVEAFDLAQSNSEHSRHWFFKGQLHVDGQKLEHSLFESIMSTQESSNPNNVLKFCDNSSAIQGKEVRFLRPEDPTRPSRFRQQQGLRHVVFTAETHNFPTGVSPFSGATTGTGGRIRDVQCTGRGAHVVAGTAGYCFGNLHIPGYNLPWEDPSFQYPGNFARPLEVAIEASNGASDYGNKFGEPVLAGFARSLGLQLPDGQRREWIKPIMFSGGIGSMEADHISKEAPEPGMEVVKVGGPVYRIGVGGGAASSVQVQGDNTSDLDFGAVQRGDPEMEQKMNRVIRACVEAPKGNPICSLHDQGAGGNGNVLKELSDPAGAIIYTSRFQLGDPTLNALEIWGAEYQESNALLLRSPDRNFLTRVSARERCSACFVGTITGDRRIVLVDDRECPVRRNGQGDAPPTPPPTPVDLELEWVLGKMPRKEFFLQRKPTVLQPLALPPGLSVRQALERVLRLPAVASKRYLTNKVDRSVGGLVAQQQCVGPLQTPLADVAVVALSHEELVGAATALGEQPVKSLLDPKVAARLAVAEALTNLVFALVTDLQDVKCSGNWMWAAKLPGEGAALADACEAMVAVMAALGVAVDGGKDSLSMAARVGTETVRAPGSLVISAYAVCPDITATVTPDLKHPEGRGHLLYVPLSPGQHRLGGTALAQCFSQLGEHPPDLDVPENLVRAFSITQGLLKDRLLCSGHDVSDGGLITCLLEMAFAGNCGLQVDVPVAGVDVLSVLFAEEPGLVLEVQEPDLAQVLKRYWDAGLHCLELGHTGEAGPHATVRVSVNRAVVLEEPVGELRALWEETSFQLDRLQAEPRCVAEEERGLRERMGPSYCLPPTFPKASVPREPGGPSPRVAILREEGSNGDREMADAFHLAGFEVWDVTMQDLCSGAIGLDTFRGVAFVGGFSYADVLGSAKGWAAAVTFHPLAGGELRRFRKRPDTFSLGVCNGCQLLALLGWVGGDPNEDAVEMGPDSQPGLLLRHNLSGRYESRWASVRVGPGPALMLRGMEGAVLPVWSAHGEGYVAFSSPELQAQIEARGLAPLHWADDDGNPTEQYPLNPNGSPGGVAGICSHDGRHLALMPHPERAVRPWQWAWRPPPFDTLTTSPWLQLFINARNWTLEGSC; translated from the exons ATGTCCCCAGTCCTTCACTTCTATGTTCGTCCCTCTGGCCATGAGGGGGCAGCCTCTGGACACACTCGAAGGAAACTGCAAGGGAAACTGCCACAGCTGCAGGCCGTCGAGACTGAACTGTGCTACAATGTGAACTGGACAG CTGAGGCCCTCCCCAGTGCTGAGGAGATGAAGAAGCTGATGTGGCTGTTTGGTTGCCCGTTATTGCTGGATGATGTTGCTCAGGAGTCCTGGCTCCTTTCTGGCTCCAGTGACCTGCTGCTGGAGGTCGGGCCCAG GCTGAACTTCTCCACTCCAACATCTACCAACATCGTGTCAGTGTGCCACGCCGCTGGGCTGGGGCCTGTGGATCGTGTGGAGACCACCCGGCGCTACCGGCTCTCG TTTGCCCACCCTCCGTCGGCTGAGGTGGAAGCCATCGCTCTGGCTACCCTGCACGACCGGATGACAGAGCAGCACTTCCCCCATCCCATCCAGAGTTTCTCCCCTGAGAGCATCCTGGAACCCCTCAATGGCCCTATCAATATACTGGGCGAGGGCCGGCTTGCGCTGGAGAAGGCCAACCAGGAGCTTG GTCTGGCTTTAGACTCTTGGGACCTAGACTTCTACACCAAGCGCTTCCAGGAGCTACAGCGGAACCCGAGCACTGTGGAGGCCTTTGACTTGGCGCAGTCCAATAG CGAGCACAGCCGACACTGGTTCTTCAAGGGCCAGCTCCACGTGGATGGGCAGAAGCTGGAGCACTCACTGTTTGAGTCTATCATGAGCACCCAGGAATCCTCAAACCCCAACAACGTCCTCAAATTCTGTGATAACAGCAG TGCAATCCAGGGAAAGGAAGTCCGATTCCTACGGCCTGAGGACCCCACACGGCCAAGCCGTTTCCGGCAACAGCAAGGTCTGAGACATGTTGTCTTCACAGCAGAGACTCACAACTTTCCCACAG GAGTATCCCCCTTTAGTGGTGCGACCACTGGCACAGGGGGCCGGATTCGAGATGTCCAGTGCACAGGCCGTGGGGCCCATGTGGTGGCTGGCACTGCCGGCTATTGCTTTGGAAATCTGCATATTCCAG gTTACAATCTGCCCTGGGAGGATCCAAGCTTCCAGTATCCTGGGAACTTTGCCCGGCCCCTGGAGGTTGCCATTGAAGCCAGTAATGGAGCTTCTGACTATGGCAACAAGTTTGGGGAACCAGTGCTGGCTG GCTTCGCCCGCTCTTTGGGCCTCCAGCTCCCAGACGGCCAGCGGCGTGAGTGGATCAAGCCCATCATGTTTAGTGGGGGCATTGGGTCCATGGAAGCTGACCACATAAGCAAGGAGGCCCCAGAGCCAG GCATGGAAGTTGTAAAGGTTGGAGGTCCCGTCTACAGGATTGGAGTTGGAGGTGGAGCTGCTTCGTCTGTGCAG GTGCAGGGAGATAACACCAGTGACCTGGACTTCGGGGCTGTGCAGCGAGGAGACCCGGAGATGGAACAGAAGATGAACCGTGTGATCAGGGCTTGTGTGGAGGCCCCCAaaggaaaccccatctgtagCCTTCACGATCAGGGCGCTGGTGGCAATG GCAACGTCCTAAAGGAGCTGAGTGACCCAGCTGGAGCCATCATTTACACCAGCCGCTTCCAG CTCGGGGACCCGACCCTGAATGCCCTGGAAATCTGGGGGGCCGAGTACCAGGAATCAAATGCACTTCTCCTGAGGTCCCCCGACCGGAACTTCCTGACTCGTGTCAGTGCCCGTGAACGTTGCTCGGCGTGCTTCGTGGGCACCATCACTGGAGACCGGAGA ATAGTGCTGGTGGACGATCGGGAGTGTCCTGTCAGAAGAAATGGCCAGGGGGATGCCCCCCCGACACCCCCGCCAACCCCTGTGGACCTGGAGCTCGAATGGGTGCTGGGCAAGATGCCTCGGAAG GAGTTCTTCCTCCAGAGGAAGCCCACTGTGCTGCAGCCTCTGGCCTTGCCCCCAGGGCTGAGCGTGCGCCAGGCTCTGGAGAGGGTTCTGAGGCTGCCCGCTGTGGCCAGCAAGCGCTATCTCACCAATAAG GTGGACCGCTCCGTGGGCGGCCTGGTGGCCCAGCAGCAGTGTGTGGGGCCCCTGCAGACTCCTCTGGCAGATGTAGCAGTTGTGGCACTGAGCCATGAGGAGCTCGTAGGGGCTGCCACAGCCTTGGGAGAGCAGCCAGTCAAGAGCCTGCTGGACCCCAAGGTCGCCGCTCGGCTGGCTGTGGCTGAAGCCCTCACCAACTTGGTGTTTGCTCTGGTCACGGACCTCCAG GATGTGAAGTGTAGCGGGAACTGGATGTGGGCAGCCAAGCTCCCAGGGGAGGGCGCAGCTTTGGCGGACGCCTGTGAGGCTATGGTGGCAGTGATGGCAGCCCTGGGTGTGGCAGTGGACGGTGGCAAGGACTCCCTCAGCATGGCTGCTCGGGTTGGCACTGAGACCGTGCGGGCTCCTG GGTCACTGGTCATCTCAGCCTATGCCGTCTGCCCAGACATCACAGCCACCGTGACCCCAGACCTCAAGCATCCTGAAGGGAGAG GCCATCTGCTTTATGTGCCTTTGAGCCCTGGGCAGCACCGGCTAGGGGGCACGGCTCTGGCCCAGTGCTTCTCCCAGCTCGGGGAGCACCCTCCAGACCTGGACGTTCCTGAGAACTTGGTGCGTGCCTTCAGCATCACCCAGGGGCTGCTGAAAG aCCGCCTCCTCTGCTCAGGCCATGATGTCAGCGATGGAGGCCTCATCACATGCCTGCTGGAGATGGCCTTTGCTGGAAATTGTGGGCTACAGGTGGATGTGCCTGTCGCTGGGGTTGATG TCCTGTCTGTGCTGTTCGCTGAGGAGCCAGGCCTGGTGCTGGAGGTGCAGGAGCCAGACCTGGCCCAGGTGCTGAAGCGTTACTGGGATGCTGGCCTCCACTGCCTGGAGCTGGGCCACACAGGCGAGGCCGGGCCCCACGCCACG GTCCGGGTGTCAGTGAACAGGGCTGTGGTTCTGGAGGAGCCTGTTGGGGAGCTGCGAGCCCTCTGGGAGGAGACAAGTTTCCAGCTGGACCGGCTGCAGGCAGAGCCTCGCTGTGTGGCAGAGGAGGAACGGGGCCTGAGGGAGCGGATGGGGCCCAGCTATTGCCTGCCCCCCACCTTTCCCAAAGCCTCCGTGCCCCGTGAGCCTG GTGGTCCCAGCCCCCGAGTCGCCATCTTGCGAGAGGAGGGCAGTAATGGAGACCGGGAGATGGCCGATGCCTTCCACTTGGCTGGGTTTGAG GTATGGGACGTGACCATGCAGGACCTCTGCTCTGGGGCAATTGGGCTGGACACTTTCCGCGGCGTGGCCTTCGTGGGCGGCTTCAGCTATGCAGATGTCCTGGGCTCTGCCAAAG GGTGGGCAGCTGCTGTGACCTTTCATCCCCTGGCCGGGGGTGAGCTGAGGCGCTTCCGGAAGCGACCAGACACCTTCAGCCTGGGCGTGTGTAATGGCTGTCAGCTGCTGGCTCTGCTGGGCTGGGTAGGAGGCGACCCCAATGAGGATGCCGTGGAGATGGGCCCTGACTCCCAGCCAGGCCTTCTGCTACGCCACAACCTGTCTGGGCGCTATGAGTCTCGCTGGGCCAGCGTGCGTGTGGGGCCTGGGCCAGCCCTGATGCTTCGAGGGATGGAGGGCGCCGTGCTGCCCGTGTGGAGTGCGCACGGGGAAG GTTACGTGGCATTTTCTTCTCCAGAACTCCAAGCTCAGATTGAGGCCAGGGGCTTGGCTCCGCTGCACTGGGCAGATGATGACGGGAACCCCACAGAGCAGTACCCTCTGAATCCCAATGGGTCCCCAGGGGGCGTGGCTGGCATCTGCTCCCATGATGGCCGCCACCTGGCTCTCATGCCTCACCCTGAGCGGGCCGTGAGGCCTTGGCAGTGGGCGTGGCGACCCCCTCCATTTGATACTCTGACCACCTCCCCCTGGCTCCAGCTCTTTATCAATGCCCGAAACTGGACCCTGGAAGGGAGCTGTTGA
- the LOC112425277 gene encoding small ribosomal subunit protein uS15-like, whose translation MGHMHAPRKGLSQSALPYRRSIPTWLKLTSDDVKEQIYKLAKKGLAPSQIGVILRDSHGVAQVRFVTGNKILRILKSKGLAPDLPEDLYHLIKKAVAVRKHLEGNRKDKDAKFRLILIESRIHRLA comes from the coding sequence ATGGGTCACATGCATGCTCCCCGGAAGGGCCTGTCCCAGTCGGCCTTGCCCTATCGACGCAGCATCCCCACTTGGTTGAAGTTGACATCTGATGATGTGAAGGAGCAGATTTACAAACTGGCCAAGAAGGGCCTGGCTCCTTCACAAATCGGTGTGATCCTGAGAGATTCACATGGTGTTGCACAAGTACGCTTTGTGACAGGCAATAAAATCTTAAGAATTCTTAAGTCTAAGGGACTTGCTCCTGATCTTCCTGAAGATCTCTACCATTTAATTAAGAAAGCAGTTGCTGTTCGAAAGCATCTTGAGGGGAACAGAAAGGATAAGGATGCTAAATTCCGTCTGATTCTGATAGAGAGCCGGATTCACCGTTTGGCTTGA